In one window of Prevotella fusca JCM 17724 DNA:
- a CDS encoding glycoside hydrolase 5 family protein, whose product MKRIFMAVIALTMAVNLMAGGFVKVKDGRFVRDGKPYYYVGANFWYGAILGSEGPGGNRARLRRELDALQQLGIDNLRILVGADGLPGVEDKVEPVLQPRPGVYNDSILAGLDYLLTEMSKRKMLAVLYLTNSWEWSGGYGAYLEWADEGPALIPRRDGYGAYTKYASKFASCQKAHLMFYEHIRFILSRTNRYTGMKYVDDPTIMSWQICNEPRAFSVEALPEFEKWLSEATALVRSLDQNHLVSLGSEGAFGCERDFGSFERICADKNVDYCNIHIWPYNWQWARKTHLKEDIKASCEHTQDYINRHLAVCKRVGKPLVLEEFGYPRDGFSFSLKSTTKARDAYYKYVMDAVAENAAKGGFLVGCNFWGWGGFAKPSHERWQAGDDFMCDPAHEPQGFYSVFASDKSTLKIIQKQVKRMSEIK is encoded by the coding sequence ATGAAAAGAATCTTTATGGCTGTTATTGCCTTGACAATGGCTGTAAATCTGATGGCTGGCGGCTTCGTGAAAGTGAAGGACGGACGCTTTGTCCGTGATGGAAAACCCTACTATTATGTGGGAGCAAACTTCTGGTATGGAGCCATACTTGGCTCAGAGGGACCGGGTGGGAACCGTGCCCGACTTCGTCGTGAACTTGATGCGCTGCAACAGCTGGGTATAGACAATCTCCGTATCTTGGTCGGTGCGGATGGTTTGCCGGGTGTTGAGGACAAGGTTGAACCTGTTTTGCAGCCTCGTCCGGGTGTGTATAATGACTCAATCCTCGCAGGATTAGACTATCTGCTGACGGAGATGAGCAAGAGGAAGATGCTTGCCGTGCTCTATCTTACCAACTCCTGGGAGTGGAGTGGGGGCTATGGTGCTTATCTGGAATGGGCGGATGAAGGTCCGGCTTTGATACCCCGCAGGGACGGATATGGTGCTTATACGAAGTATGCAAGCAAGTTTGCTTCCTGTCAGAAGGCACATTTGATGTTCTATGAGCATATACGTTTCATCCTCAGTCGTACAAACAGATACACGGGGATGAAGTATGTTGACGACCCGACCATCATGTCATGGCAGATCTGCAATGAACCGCGTGCCTTCTCAGTTGAGGCTTTGCCGGAGTTTGAGAAGTGGCTTTCAGAGGCGACGGCACTTGTCCGAAGCCTTGACCAGAACCATCTGGTCAGCCTTGGAAGTGAAGGTGCGTTCGGTTGTGAGCGTGATTTTGGCAGCTTCGAGCGTATCTGTGCGGACAAGAATGTTGATTATTGCAATATTCATATATGGCCCTATAACTGGCAGTGGGCAAGAAAGACGCATCTGAAGGAAGACATCAAGGCAAGTTGTGAGCACACCCAAGACTACATAAACCGTCACCTTGCAGTCTGCAAGCGTGTCGGAAAGCCGCTTGTGCTTGAGGAATTCGGCTATCCCCGTGATGGTTTCTCATTCTCATTGAAGAGTACAACGAAGGCGCGCGATGCTTATTATAAGTATGTCATGGATGCTGTGGCAGAGAATGCAGCGAAAGGCGGATTCCTTGTAGGTTGCAACTTCTGGGGCTGGGGTGGCTTTGCAAAGCCCAGTCACGAACGTTGGCAGGCAGGAGACGACTTTATGTGCGACCCGGCACATGAGCCGCAGGGCTTCTACAGTGTGTTTGCATCAGACAAGTCAACACTGAAGATTATTCAGAAGCAGGTGAAACGTATGTCCGAAATCAAGTAA
- a CDS encoding DNA polymerase III subunit → MNFSEVIGQEAAKERLMQMVKEDRLPHALLFCGPEGTGKMALAMAFASYLLAGDEAEEAASPAVSNARAMIRNWEHPDLHFSYPTIKLPSMSSEHQPLSSDFAKEWHELIMKGSYFTMNQWMKQMGATTQQAIITGAESDELSRVLALKSSQGGYKVSIIWLPERMNLTSANKLLKLLEEPPQGTVFLMVCEEPEKLLETIISRTQRIDVKRIEDEAIEQALISRRGIDTDAAHRIARIAHGSWLKALESLDSGNENREFLNMFQMLMRLCYLRNVKDLKRWSEVVAGYGREKERRMLTYFQQQVRENFMFNFRTPELNYMTLEEENFAKNFARFINEANVIEINELFQHASRDIGQNANAKIVFYDMALKLIVLLLKK, encoded by the coding sequence ATGAACTTTTCAGAAGTTATAGGACAGGAAGCTGCCAAGGAACGGCTCATGCAGATGGTGAAGGAAGACCGTCTGCCCCATGCTTTGCTCTTCTGCGGTCCTGAGGGGACTGGTAAAATGGCACTTGCAATGGCTTTTGCCAGCTATCTGCTTGCTGGTGATGAAGCGGAAGAAGCTGCTTCGCCAGCCGTTTCCAATGCCCGTGCCATGATTCGGAACTGGGAACATCCCGACCTTCACTTCTCTTACCCCACCATCAAGCTCCCAAGTATGAGCAGTGAGCACCAGCCCCTGAGCAGCGATTTTGCAAAGGAATGGCACGAACTCATCATGAAAGGGTCTTATTTCACCATGAACCAATGGATGAAACAGATGGGAGCTACCACGCAGCAGGCTATCATCACGGGTGCAGAGAGCGACGAGTTGTCACGTGTACTGGCTTTGAAATCAAGTCAGGGAGGCTATAAGGTATCCATTATCTGGCTGCCGGAACGAATGAATCTCACCTCTGCCAACAAGCTGTTGAAGCTATTGGAGGAGCCACCGCAGGGCACTGTATTCCTCATGGTGTGCGAAGAGCCAGAGAAACTGCTTGAAACCATCATCAGCCGTACACAGCGCATTGACGTGAAACGCATCGAAGATGAAGCCATTGAGCAAGCACTCATCAGTCGGAGAGGCATTGACACTGATGCGGCACATCGCATTGCCCGCATTGCTCACGGCAGTTGGTTGAAGGCATTGGAATCGTTAGACTCTGGCAATGAAAACCGTGAATTCCTCAACATGTTCCAAATGCTCATGCGCCTTTGTTACCTCCGTAACGTGAAAGATCTTAAACGTTGGAGTGAGGTTGTAGCTGGATATGGACGTGAAAAAGAGCGCCGCATGCTCACTTATTTCCAACAGCAGGTGCGTGAAAACTTCATGTTCAACTTCCGAACCCCCGAACTCAACTACATGACTTTGGAGGAAGAGAACTTTGCGAAGAACTTTGCACGCTTCATCAACGAGGCAAACGTCATTGAAATAAACGAGCTTTTCCAGCATGCAAGTCGTGACATCGGGCAGAATGCAAACGCTAAGATTGTCTTTTATGACATGGCATTGAAGCTCATCGTACTGCTGCTGAAGAAGTAA
- the ricT gene encoding PSP1 domain-containing protein translates to MDYKDMKFKVWHGCDRGLCHKGSGRQDRQLNTFDWLADVPDNDQTTDLVEVQFKNTRKGYYHNVNNLDLKKGDVVAVEANPGHDIGVVTLTGRLVKLQIKKSSCVKSPDDIKRVYRLAKEVDMQKYHEAKAREHATMIESRQIAKGLGLKMKIGDVEYQGDGNKAIFYYIADERVDFRQLIKDLAAAFHVRIEMKQIGARQEAGRIGGTGPCGRELCCATWMKNFSSVSTTAARIQDISLNPTKLAGMCAKLKCCLNYEVDDYMEAGRKLPSKEVLLETMDGEYHLFKTDILSGQCTYSTDKNLAANLETISAERAKEIIELNRRGEKPLSLLEDGKAKPAKKPVDLLAGADLSRFDKAKKRRKNNQPRNNNGQQGGRPQRDNRRNQRDGQDNYRQPNDNRRPQNGNRRPYNGPRPAQQQNEGENPNRRNEGRQPQQTERT, encoded by the coding sequence ATGGATTACAAAGATATGAAATTCAAGGTCTGGCATGGTTGCGACCGAGGCTTATGCCACAAAGGCAGTGGCAGACAAGACCGCCAGCTGAACACCTTTGACTGGCTGGCTGACGTGCCAGATAATGACCAGACAACCGACCTTGTCGAAGTTCAGTTCAAGAATACACGTAAGGGATACTATCACAATGTCAATAACCTTGACTTGAAGAAAGGTGATGTCGTGGCAGTAGAAGCTAACCCCGGACATGACATCGGAGTAGTCACTCTGACCGGACGACTCGTCAAGTTGCAGATAAAGAAATCGTCATGTGTAAAGTCACCGGACGACATCAAACGTGTCTACCGCCTTGCAAAGGAAGTTGACATGCAGAAGTATCACGAGGCAAAGGCACGTGAACACGCCACGATGATTGAGAGCCGACAGATTGCAAAGGGCTTAGGTCTGAAGATGAAGATTGGCGACGTGGAGTATCAGGGCGATGGAAACAAAGCCATCTTTTACTACATTGCCGACGAGCGTGTCGACTTCCGTCAGCTCATCAAGGACCTCGCTGCAGCCTTCCACGTGCGAATTGAAATGAAACAGATTGGTGCACGACAGGAAGCAGGACGCATTGGCGGTACTGGTCCATGTGGTAGGGAACTCTGCTGTGCCACATGGATGAAGAACTTTTCAAGTGTTTCAACCACTGCTGCCCGTATTCAGGACATCTCACTCAATCCAACTAAACTGGCAGGTATGTGTGCCAAGCTGAAGTGCTGTCTTAACTACGAGGTCGATGACTACATGGAGGCTGGACGGAAACTGCCGAGCAAGGAGGTCCTGCTGGAGACAATGGATGGCGAATACCATCTCTTCAAGACCGACATTCTCAGTGGTCAGTGCACCTACTCCACTGACAAGAATCTCGCAGCGAACCTCGAGACAATCAGTGCTGAGCGTGCAAAGGAGATTATCGAACTGAACCGACGTGGGGAAAAGCCGCTTTCACTCCTCGAAGATGGCAAAGCAAAACCTGCCAAGAAGCCTGTCGACCTGCTTGCTGGAGCTGACCTCAGCCGCTTTGACAAGGCAAAGAAGCGCAGGAAGAACAACCAGCCACGCAACAACAACGGACAGCAAGGTGGCAGACCACAGCGTGACAACCGTCGCAACCAGCGTGACGGACAGGACAACTACCGACAGCCAAACGACAACCGTCGCCCACAGAATGGCAATCGTCGTCCTTACAACGGTCCTCGTCCGGCACAACAACAGAACGAAGGAGAAAATCCAAACAGACGAAACGAAGGCAGACAGCCTCAGCAAACAGAAAGAACATAA
- a CDS encoding gliding motility lipoprotein GldH, whose amino-acid sequence MKHKVSTLFYIITLMVIAMGVASCSDPRTYDQYKSVSLQGWSRKDTLTFDVPRQWEGSYQLDLCLRAAQTYPYRNISMIIERKVIFYRQRKKREKTYNDTVNCEIINDKGILVGQKGITSTEIRQAITSFHLNRNDSMQVKIHHIMSRESLPGISDIGVRLLKK is encoded by the coding sequence ATGAAACATAAGGTTTCCACCTTATTTTATATCATAACACTCATGGTCATCGCCATGGGTGTTGCTTCATGTAGTGATCCTCGCACTTACGACCAATATAAAAGTGTGTCACTACAAGGTTGGTCACGTAAAGATACGCTTACTTTTGATGTTCCTCGTCAGTGGGAAGGCAGCTATCAGTTAGACCTCTGCCTGCGTGCTGCACAGACTTATCCTTACCGCAATATAAGTATGATTATTGAGCGGAAAGTCATCTTTTATAGACAACGTAAAAAGCGAGAAAAGACTTATAATGACACCGTTAATTGCGAGATTATTAACGACAAGGGGATATTGGTAGGACAGAAAGGTATTACAAGCACTGAAATACGTCAAGCGATAACGTCTTTCCATCTTAATCGAAATGACTCTATGCAGGTTAAGATACATCATATCATGAGCCGTGAGTCACTCCCTGGTATCAGTGACATCGGTGTCAGACTTCTCAAGAAGTAA